A window of the Hippoglossus stenolepis isolate QCI-W04-F060 chromosome 8, HSTE1.2, whole genome shotgun sequence genome harbors these coding sequences:
- the LOC124852265 gene encoding Y-box-binding protein 1-like, with protein MAAPSFKFQPVHAALPCCAPQTDPTYSHHPVQPLPQGGYQSYNPPYNNDQGGEDEEEEEGEEEEEQDPYYHRVYPPQYYPQPPPPSVHDRRGYPSSPAHSEDVELRSPGVVRRFSRDVVVMEESEEGGL; from the exons ATGGCGGCGCCATCT TTCAAATTTCAACCTGTGCATGCTGCCCTTCCCTGCTGTGCTCCTCAAACTGACCCCACCTATTCCCACCACCCAGTCCAACCCCTGCCTCAAGGCGGCTACCAGTCCTACAATCCCCCCTACAACAACGACCAAGGAGgcgaggacgaagaggaggaggagggagaagaagaggaagagcaggaccCCTACTACCATCGTGTTTACCCCCCTCAGTACTACCCCCAGCCGCCTCCCCCATCAGTGCACGATCGCCGCGGGTACCCCTCGAGCCCCGCCCACTCTGAGGATGTGGAGCTGAGGTCGCCGGGCGTCGTGAGGAGGTTTTCACGGGACGTCGTCGTCatggaggagagcgaggagggaggACTTTAG